CCAGGACCCTCTGACCCAGACCCTCTGATCCAGACCAGGACCCTCTGACCCAGACCCTCTACCAGGGCCTCCACAGGACTCTGTTGGGGGGGGCAGCTGCTTCCCTGCAGCCTGGACGTGGCCgtgtggaggagcagaggttGGGTCCTGTGGCGGCAGCAGGGTGGAGGTGCTGCAGGTGCAGCGTGGCCTCTTCAGGGAGTCCTGGGACAGGAAGCGCAGCGTCTCGTCCCAGCAGCGGGAGTATCCGTGGGTCGGGGCTGGTCGGCCGCAGGCGGCGCTTCAGGAACGCCACGGTCATCTCAGCACGTCGGCCTTCTCCAGCTTGGCGTTGGGGTCCTGTCGGCGGaactcctcctccagcaggacctTGAGCTGCTCGATGCAGCCGTTGATGCGATCTCTGCGCATCTTCTCCACCTGCGGTTTCCTGAGCTGcagacagaagaggaaggaggtCAGGAAGACGTGGAGAGGACGGAGCTGACGGAGacacagagacggagagagggaggagaggctgcagagcaggacttactttgtgtctgtctttggtGGAGAGCAGTGAGAGGGGACAGTGTGTGGTGTTGGTTGGAGCCATGGTGGAGCAGAGTGAGCTGTGATGGACCGAGGAGCCCTCTCCTCTATTTATAGGCCACATTAGCCACAAAAGCCATGAGTCCCAGGCAGGAGCAGCTTTCCcacagtctgaggccagtgggCGAGGCCGAGCCACCAGGAGAGAGGCAGCTATTACCTCCTGGTTAACTGAGCGGGGGAGGTGAAGGTacagagcccccccccccccaccagaGGCTCCCTCCACTTTATTACCTGGGAAccttcctgtgtctctgtgagcagctgctgcagatgttcagctgctcacacacacacacacacacacacacacagactgagacacacacactgattctcTGATCAGTTTATTGTctctgtggggggggggggggggggtcacagtTCACTGCAACCATAAATTCTgtctaccccccccccccgtgtgGCGCGTGGATGTGTGTTGAAGACGTGTGCACGAGGAACCCCCCCCCACAGGACGGGGGTCAGTCATCAATAACCTGATCCTGGACGAGAGAGCGCCCGTGACATTCGCGCCACGCTCCGTCTGTGTGAGacaggaagggggggggggggtctgtcTGCAGTCCGGACTTTATGACGGGTCCAGACTGTGGGAACCTCTCAGGTGTGAAGAGTCCACGCACGCGGAGCCCCTCCTGGTCTTATAAATACCGGACCCGAGGAgcctgactgactgtctgactgacagagACCAGGACCCGGACTGAGGACCGACTCTGTGATGGCTCCTGTGACTCAGACCGGACCCGAGGACAAGCCTGGACCTGTGGACTCCAACAAGgtgagacccccccccccccccccacacacacacacacacacacaccctgacccCCAGGTCCAGCCAGGTCCAGCCGGGTCCCGGTTCTAACCCGTCCTCTGCTCCTTCAGCAGCGGAGGCTCGCGGTGGAGAAGGCTCGAAGGGACCGGATCAGCTGCAGCATCGAGCAGCTGCGGACTCTGCTGGACCCGGAGCGGAGCGGCGCCCCCCGCCTGGAGAGGGTCGACGTCCTGGAGCTGGCCGTGGGGCTCCTGAGGCAGAGGGCCGTGGCCCCCCGCGTGGCCCCAGCTACTCCCGCGGCTTCTCGCAGTGTCTGCAGGAGACCCTGCGCCACCTGTCGCTGCACGCGCCGCTGCGGCCCGCGGAGCGGCGAGGAGATCAAGCGCTTCTACGTGCGGCAGAGAGCGGCGTTGCAGCGGCACGTGTCCGGGGAGCAGCGGCGGAGGACGGCGGCCAGGAAGCGGTCAGGATCCCGGTCTGCCGCGCGGTGCCACGGCGCCCTGTGGAGGCCGTGGTGACGTGTTTCCGGTCAGGACTACTTCTCTATGGACAAGCTGTGACTCAGACCCACGTGTCTGCCGGAAGCTTGGATCAGGTGTGCAACATTTGCACGTTCTCAGACAGGTGGTGAACAGGTGTAACCTGCTGTGTGATGCCTTTTGTAAAGGTGGGAACAGGTGAGAGACCACGTGACGGCGACTGCTCCTGTGACTGATTTAAACTGTATTAAACATTCCTCATGTTCAGATGTGTTCAGGCTCCTCTGTCAGTGTGGGACTCTCCagcttcatcacacacacacacacacacacacacacacacacacacacacacacacacacacacacacacacacacacacacacttattaaTAATATCATGATGATCATTAGTGACAGTAACTGGTTCATTCATCAGGAgaaactgacctcagatcagagtTTGGTGAAGAGGCTCTTTAATTCTTAAAGTCACAGACACTGATGTTAGAAAGTCTGAGTAACAAACAGCTTCTTCAGGGAGTAAAACTCAGATCACAGTTCCTCTTTCTGTAAACACCTGAGCAGGACGTGAATCGACCTGCAGGTAACAGGTACCAGGTGTGACCACTTGGTGGCAGTGCGTGTTAAAGTTAAAGTGTTAAAGCCAGGtcttccttcctgtctgtcagaggaGGTGCTGCAGGTTGATTCATGTAGAACAGGATTACAGGTGCACTGATCCTCAGGGTTCAGGGTCAGCAGGTGAAGCAGACTGAAAACCAGATCCTCCTGAAGTCCAGGACCCAGTGGCAGAAGGTGGAGGCTTCAGGTGCAGCAGTGAATCATTAAAGGTCTCTGATCCACAGTCTCAGTCTGAAGCTGTCCTGACACAGAGCGACCACAGGGGGCGTTAGACTGAAGACTGACAGGTCTGTGTGGTCCAGTCCTGAACCAGGTCCTCTCTCAGGTCACATCAGTCACCTGCTCTGGGAGCTGGAGGTCACCTGTCCCAGGTGTGTTCAGTTTCCTCCTCCATGGGGGGTCAGGGTTAGTCCAGTCCTCGGTGTTTCACAGACTGTGActgagtgaggagaggaggctcTGCTCATTCATCAACACTGGTTTTATTCCTCAGTTCTTTCTGCATTAATAAGAGGACGGGTCACCTGAGTTCAATCATTTAACTCGGTTTGTGAAACATTTATTCTACAGATGAGACCAGAGGGAAACGTGATTTCACTGCTTCAAAAGAGTCAGTGTTTGAGTCTGTCCCCAGGTTTAACCTGGACCTGGTCTGATGTCTTACagcagtctcagtctcagtctgttgATCTGCTCCAGGTCTGATCAGTGCGGCTCTGTTTTAATCAGTAAAGGTTTAATAAAGTTGTTAACAGCTTCCACACTTTATCTACATGTGTATGATAAAACAGTTATTCCTGGAGCACAGACTCCTTCAGTTCTGTGTCTCTAACTCTCCTCATCATCTCAAACTTCAGCGTCATTTTTGTTTCGCGTTTTGCGCAGAGACGTGTTTTGTCGCAGCTGCCGCTCCGTAGTGCGAGAGGCGTTGACAGAGAGGACTGTTGTGGTGGACATTCTGCTTCTCCTCCGGACCGCAGCCGAACACGTCCCGTGTGTCAGTCCGAACACTGGACACAGTGCCGGGCCTCAGGTGGAAGAGCGGTCCGTTTCACCTGAAGCAGCGGTACGTGCTGACGTCGAGTCCATTCAGCCgttagctgctgctgttagcCGCTGTTAGCTGCCGTTAGCTGCTGTTAGCCGCTGCTGTTAGCCACCTGCTAACACTGAGCAGCCGGGGCAGGGCAGGGGGGAGTCCGGGGGAGAAGGCTCCAGTTCGGCCGGCCTCGACCCACAGGAGGTCCGGGTGAAGGGTTTTATATGAGCACAGAGCCGGGTTTAACCGGTCACTgtgagctaacatgctaacagcaGTACAGTAACTGTGGGTTGACACAGTAGCGACAGTAGTACACGTTACTGTAGGATACAGTTACTGTAGTACAGTTACCTCTTCCTACAGTTACCTCTTCCTACAGTTACTGTAGGGTACAGTaactgtatgtactgtagtACAGTAActgtattacagtatttgtacaGTACTACAGTAACAATAGCAGTAGATACAGTAGAAGAGGTAACGGCAGTACACTTATGATCAGTAAAAATACACAGGTATCCTCATCTTTATCTAAAGTATCAGCAGTATTCTGAGTGTCATGTAGTAACAATACTGCAGTACTGTCAGTAGAagtatgtgagtatgtgtgtacctgtgtacCTGTCTCTCAGCAGTGTGTGGGAGCAGCTGAGTGCAGTGGGACAGTATGAGCTCTAAAGGGGGGGGCACGGCTCTGACCCGCCGTAACTACAGACTGtcctcagacacagacaaaccCAGAGCTACAGGTAGGAACTCTgcacctgtctcacctgtctcacctgtctcacactgtgttcatgttctccatcagactgaaaacatttacaccTGAACACTGAGGTTCAATGAACAGAGTTAATATAATTTCATGTGTTATTAATATTCTGCTGTtgtatatgttgtgtgtttgagagtcAAACACACCTGTCTAACCTGACACCTGTCTAACCTGACCTGTGGCTGTGTCTCTCAGGTATAGTGAATGAGAAGCTGCTCAGTGATTACCTGCATCATGTGTTTCCTTCAACCAAAGCGCAGGGACCTGCAGTGGCCTCCCTCAGGTAACAGCTCagtcctctctctgctcacctgtcATTTCATTACCTGTTCAGCACAACCAGGCTCCAGCAGCCTGGATCCATGGAGCCAGCCTGGCCTGTGTCCACactccaggctgctgctgctggaggagaaagtTTTAACACCAGTCAGTCTGAGcgtctcagtctgtctgagtgCTGTTCATCCTCCTGTGTGATGTTCACTGAcgtctgaaaacaaaaaacttccACAGACTGTGAATCTGGTTTTGAGCTCAGTGGGCCTCGTTAGACTCCTCGCCTCGTTCTCTCCACCATCAGCAGGTTTTTCTTCTGgattcattttgctgtttttatttgtcctaacAAACCTTCTCTTTCTGAATCACCTGGTCTAATGGAGcattgtgattggctgagggAGAAGACGGGAGCTGGTGTCCCTGATGAAAACGCAGCAGAATCACTGTCATTTAGAAGCAAGACCGCTCAGAGCTCTGAATCCAGATCATgattttaatatgattaatcATGCAGCTCTAACTGGCAGCACACAACAtggagtcagagtcagagaggagagtTTCAATATCTGAAGGAatcagagcaaagagaggaaccagagaggtgttcctaataaactgaccagagtcagagaggtgatgtctggttgttttgttttgatgttttgatgtatTGAGCAACAGATAAAAACTcggtcactgtgtgtgtgtgtgtgtgtgtgtgtgtgttttgtactgTGACCTGGACTAGTGTTTCACTGCCCTTAAACCAGACAGGTTCATGTTACCATCAGCAGCTCtaaacatagacacacacaggtcGTCAGTGGACCCTCAGTCCATGTGCTCAGGGTGAACCTGACAGACCTGCAGCAGGGCTCAGTGAACCCTCCGAGGGAGGATTAGATGAGGACTCTGGTTTCATGTGGTGGTGAGGTTTGAAAATCTCTGAGCTCATGTGTTTAAATAAGACCAGTCAGACTCAGACGTCGTCTGTCAACATCAGAGAAGATTCAACTCAGGATTCAGTTTGATTCAGAGCTCACAGGTCGATACGCTCAGGATTCATCTGAGGATTTATctcatgaagaaaaaacaaactcagatCTGCAGAAATCAAATCTCTGATCTCAAATCAAACCCAGTTTCTCACAGTGTAACTACATGAAAGTTCAGATGTAAAGCTCAAGTCTTTCTCACAGTTCTTCTCTTATTCTTTAAAGGACAGGAAGCGTCCTGAGAGTAGAATAAGGAACTGTAACTACAGTCTTTCagagtgttgcattatgggttgtttttagcctggttctgtcagtgtgtgtgcagggagtTTTTCAGAGTGAATCAGAGTTAACAGAGTCATGATGAGAGAGGGGGACGGACTGTCTACAGTTCACACAGTGTGATCAGTCACAGAGGGGTAACAGAGGGGTAATAGATTACTTCATGACATCATGATACAGTTCTTCAGCCTCATGTTTTCCTGATCATGATGCGCGGTTACACCTGAGGTCgacacacagctgtaaatgaaaacatgaggcTTTAATAAACCTGAAGGTGTAGACGGTGAAGAAAAGTTTTATTCACCTTGTTCTTCACTTTGACCGCCTCAGTCTCACTCCAACACGTCACCAGGTGTTCTCACCTGTCTCTGTTCACTGAGTCTgatcctctctctgctctgcacagGAAGACTCTTGGTTTCCAGGACCTGGGTGCTCACCTGGAGAGACTCCTGTCTGAGGGAGAAGCCAGCGAGGACAGCAGAGGTACACGTCCACCTGCAGggtttcctcctcctgtctgtcctgtctccaCACACTTTATCTGAGGTGTTTAACACTGAGCTcaggtgacagacagacagacagacagacagacacatgaacaTGAGAACACCTCAGTCCTCTTCAAACTGTTCTCACTAATtatgagtgtgtctgtttgtttttgtttatttttattattatcattattattattttttttaatttataaattttttaaattattattattattgttgttattattgttatttgtaCTGGTGTATGtttgctttcttctctttttgtttttgtctactTGTTTGATGTGTGAGTGTTTAAGTAGATGTGTTTGATTGGATGTCACCTGgatgggtggggggtggggggcgggtTCACAACTTTTGTAAGAAATGCTTAAGCAATTATTTGAGTGTcttcaacactgaaaaaaatgataaataaagttgttaaaaaaaactgttctcaCTAACAAACCACTAAACCACATCACCTGCTGACAGGCAGCTGGAAACACCAGTGTTTAATAATGTGATGATGAACATAAAGACAGCTCAGGACGACCAAATAATAATGATCAATCATTGAtcattatttgattatttttgataGTAGAAATGTCTCTCCTCTGAAACAGAGACTTTAAAGATGAACTGACAGGAAGTCAAACAAAGATCTGTGAAGacgctgacctttgacccctgtgTGTCCCTGCAGATCAGTCCGTTGAAGGTCGTCTGGGTCCTCAGCCCGTCGTCCTCGATCACACCAGTGGGTTTGAAGGCCTCCTGTTTGTAGATGACGACCTGCTGGGGGTGAGACGATGTCAAACTCTCCtcatgttcatatacagtcttCTGCAGTGACTGACCTTAACTCTGACCCTCTGACCTCAGGTCATCGGCCACAGCAACTTCAGCTCCATCAGAGCCACCACCTGTGTTTACCAAAGGTAAATCACTGCACGATAACACACCTGAGCTGATcctggaaacaacaacaacacgaTTCAGAGTCTGATGTAACACTGTGTTTTTACATCATCTGTCTCATCATATACAGTttatacacactcatacatttaACCCCAGAAGAACAAGTCACAGCTTCTTTATCCTGATCAGTGAGTTCAGACCAGTGGAGATCCTGGATCCACAGCAGGAAACACTCAACAGATCTGTTCTCCAAGACTCACGTACGACTGGTTTTAGAGGAAACGTTGCAGCAGCAAATTCATATTTAGAAGTTTCTCAGAGGAATGAGTGAGCTGTGAACTGGTCCAACAGATCCAGTCTGATCTGATCTGGTCTGATCTGATCCAGTCTGATCTGAACCAGTCAGAGATGGACCAGGTCCGGGTTAGAGTCTGTGCAGGTAGTctcactcactgaactgaaacatgctgtatattacccatgatcctcctctcctcctgcagcagcgaTGGTGTCCAGCTGCTACACCCAGTGGTCGTTTGATTAACGTTCACTAATGTTAAACAACATCCAGAGCCTCTGCTGAACTCCACAGATTCATTTACTGTTATTAAATCTGacctcagttcagttcaatggTTTTAACATTTGTTGATTTCCAGGGAAGTGGGCGTACGAGGTTCTGATCTCCTCCCAGGGTCTGATGCAGATCGGCTGGTGTACTCTGAACTGTCGCTTCAACCAGGAGgtaaatctgaatctgaacGTTCCTGAgactgagtctgagtctgagtctgagactgagtctgagtctgagtctgagtctgagactgagtctgagtctgagacctgagtctgagtctgagtctgagtctgagactgagtctgagtctggagtctgagtctgagactgagtctgagtctgagtctgagactgagtctgagtctgagtctgagtctgagtctgagactgagtctgagtctgagtctgagtctgagagtgagtctgagtctgagagtgagtctgagtctgagagtgagtctgagtctgagtctgagactgagtctgtctgactgtctctgtctctgactctgtctctgactctgtctctgtctgtctgtctgtctctctatgtctctgtctctgtctctgtctctgactctgactctgtctgtctgtctctctctgtctctgttaggAGGGAGTGGGGGACACGCCTGATTCTTACGCCTATGATGGAAACAGAGTCAGGAAGTGGAACGTGACGACCACCAACTATGGGAAGGTGACAGTGGTTCAGAGTAATGAAGCATTAGATTAATGTGCTGTGAGTGTGATGGAGGAGACTGATGTGggtttgttttccctcagtcgTGGGCTGCAGGAGACATCGTCAGCTGCCTGATAGACCTGGACGAGGGAACAATCACTTTCTGCCTGTAAGTTACTGAGAGGACGTTCCTCAGATGAATAAGAAAGTTTCCAGTGGGTGTGTTTTACCTTGATGTTGCGTTCACTGTCCTCAGGAACGGCCAGTCTCTGGGCACGGCTTTCACCAACATTAAGATG
The Lates calcarifer isolate ASB-BC8 unplaced genomic scaffold, TLL_Latcal_v3 _unitig_1987_quiver_2651, whole genome shotgun sequence genome window above contains:
- the LOC108891533 gene encoding transcription factor HES-5-like, producing the protein MAPVTQTGPEDKPGPVDSNKQRRLAVEKARRDRISCSIEQLRTLLDPERSGAPRLERVDVLELAVGLLRQRAVAPRVAPATPAASRSVCRRPCATCRCTRRCGPRSGEEIKRFYVRQRAALQRHVSGEQRRRTAARKRSGSRSAARCHGALWRPW
- the LOC127139646 gene encoding E3 ubiquitin-protein ligase RNF123-like, producing the protein MSSKGGGTALTRRNYRLSSDTDKPRATGIVNEKLLSDYLHHVFPSTKAQGPAVASLRKTLGFQDLGAHLERLLSEGEASEDSRDQSVEGRLGPQPVVLDHTSGFEGLLFVDDDLLGVIGHSNFSSIRATTCVYQR